A segment of the Candidatus Eisenbacteria bacterium genome:
GTGATCGCCGACCACGACGACGATCGTTCGGGCGAGGCTCCCCTCCTCTTCGATCGCGTGCAACACGCGCCCGAGCTGGCGATCGGCGAACGCGACCTCGCCGGAGTACGCATCCCCGCCCGCGACCTCTTGGTACGGGGCCGGAGGGTTCAGAGGGCGGTGCGGATCGTAGAAGTGCACCCACGCGAAGAAGGGACGCGATCGGTTTCTCTTCGCGAACCAACGAGAGAACGAATCCACGACGAAGTTCCCCTTCCGCTCCGGCTGCTCCCGCTCGTGGAGATCGGTCTCCGTCTTCTCCCAAACGTCGTCGTAGAGGTCGAACCCCTGGTGCAAGCCGTTCGCGCGCGAGAGCACCTGGCTCGCGAGGAACGCCGCGGTCTCGTAGCGCTTCGCGCGGAGAAGCTCGGCGAGCGTGGTCGCCTCCTCGGGAAGCCTGCGCCCGTTCACGCGGAGGCCGTGGGAGGCCGGATGGAGGCCGGTCATCATGGTCGCGTGCGAAGGCGCGGTGAGCGGGACGGAGACCTGCGCCCGCGTGAAGAGGACACCGGAGGCGGCGAGCTGATCCATGTGCGGTGTGAGCGGTCCCGGCTTTCCGTAGCAGCCGACCGCGTCGCGGCGAAGCGTGTCCATCGTCACGAGCAAGAGGTTCGGGCGCTCGACATCATCGACCGCCGGCGCGCACGCGAGGACGAGGAGAAGCGCGGGAAGGAACCGAACGATCCGCATGCTTCGATTGTACGGCAAGAAACGGTGACAGCCACCTTCTTCCTCAATGGTGTCTGTCACCATTAGAACGGCCCCGCCTCGAAAGACGGGGCCGTCATCAAGCTCGTTTCGGTGGCGGTGGGTTCCCCCGTTCGCGGGGCGACCCTCTAGCCTGGATTATGCACGCGTTTTCGTCGCGAGGACGCGAAGCGCGTGCCGAGAGGCCGACCTAGACGAGCCGCTCCCGGAATCGTAGTCTCGGCACTACGATGAGGAAGCGGCGACGGAAGGGAGGCCTCCTAGGCCGCGATCCGCGGCCGCAGCAGGAAACGCGTGCATAATCCAGGCTAGGCCACGCTCGTGGAAGGCACCCCTACGGGGCCGCCACCTCCACTAAGCCGCATCGGTCACTATTCACCGGACCACCTCCTCTCCGGGCGCGAAGCGATCGGCGAGTCCCACCTCGCCCGGCGCCTGGCCCGCCCGAGGGCGACGCGCCGCCGCGGCGATGCCGCAGGTTGCCCACGCGGTGATTATACCGCGACCGGTTACGGTCGTCCACACCAACGTCGGCGGAGCGGCTCGAAGGGCGAGCGTTTCGAGATGAGTCGACCGGCGCGCGCTGTGACGTGCGCCCCGGAAGGCTTGATGATAGGATGCGTCGGAACCGACCGAGGAGAGCGTTTGACACACAATCCTCGGCGTCCCCACCGGAAGGAAGTGCGATGACGTTCCGTGCCTTCGCCGTCCGGCTTTCGCTCCGAGCGATCGCCCTCTTCGTCGCGCTTTCGTGGGCCGTCCGCGTGTCCGGAGAGTCGCCGCAACAAGAGGAGGCGGGCGGGAATCTCGACACGCTCGACGCGGACAAGGTCCTTTCCCCTTTCCCGGTCATCGGCGAGCGAATCGGGCGGAGCGCCGGTCCCGGGCGGGTCCGAATCGACGGCCCGGCCTTCGAGGCGCGGGACGCGATGTCAGCGGAAGAGATCGGCCCCCTCCTACCGTCGACCAAGGTGAACTTCAACTCGCGCGGCGAGGCGCTCTTCATGATCCGGGGCGCTTCCGAAAGGCATGCCGGCGTCTTCCTCGACGGCATCCCGCTCGTCATTCCGTGGGACGAACGGGCCGATCTCTCGATGATCCCTCTCGAAGCGATCGCGGGAGCCCGCGCGACGCGAGGCGTGGAGAGCGCTCTCGACGGGCCGAACATCTTGGCCGGCTCCGTTCGCCTCGAACCGTTCGAGTTGACACGGACCGGCTATCGAACACGCCTCTCGGTTCGAGCCGGCGAGGCGGGGGCGCTCTCGGTGCAAGGCTCTCACGCGGCGCGACAGGGTCCCTGGCACGGGCTCCTCGCCGTCGCTCGGCGGGAGCGGGCGGCGTTCTTGGTCCCGGCCGGCTACGATCCTCCCTACCATCAGAACGAGACGCGCGCGCGCATGAACAGCGATCTCGAGCAGCTCTCGGGTCTTCTTCGCGGCGGCCTCGACCTTCCGGGGGGCGGCAGGGTTCGACTCCTTCTTCTCGCGTCGGACGGATCGAAGGGGGTCCCGCCCGAGACCCACACCGAGGACGCGCGGTTCTGGCGCGAGCCGCTCGTTCGAAGGCTGTCGATCGGCGCCTCCGCGATGCTTCCCTTCGGCCGAAGCCGGGAGTGGACGATCGAGGCGTCCGGTTCGTCCGACTTTCTAAGGCAGGAGATCCGCTCCTTCGATGACGCCTCGTACACGACCCCCGCGCTCGCGCTGGGGACCTCGTACGAAACCGGAAGGAACCGTTCCGAACAGGGGGCGGCGCGGCTTCTCCGGCGCAAGGAGGACGGCATTTCGTTCGCACTTCAAGGAATGTTTCGCCGCGCGCGCCGCGAGGAGACCCTCGAGGTGGACGGCCCGGTGGACCGGTACGCGCAGAACCTCGGATCGGCCGCCGGGGAGATCGCCGTGCCGCGCGGGATGTGGTCGCTTCGGATCGGCGGGGGCTACGAGGCGGCCTCGACCCCGGAGACCGGCGACAAACCTGCGCGCGGAACGAGCGAGGCGCCGGTTCTTCACGCGCGGCTGGAGCGGACGATCGGTGGAAAGGCTCTTCTCTACGCCTCCGCGTCGCGAAGGAGCCGCTTCCCCTCGCTCCGGGAACTCTTCTCCGGAGCGCTCGGCCGCTTCGTTCCGAACCCCGATCTCGGCCCCGAGCGGCAGGATCTCTGGGAATCGGGCTTCTCCTCGAGGGGAGATCGGTTCGACGCGACGCTCGCCTTCTTCGAGAGCCGCCTCCAGGACGGGATTGAGCGGGTCGTTCTTCCCGGCGGAGAAGGCCTCTTTCAACGGGTCAACGTGACCGAGATCCGCGCGCGCGGCGCGGAAGCGGTCCTCACCCTCCGGCCATTCGCGGGAGCGGCCCTTTCGGCGGACCATCTCATCCTTCATGTACGAAGTAAAGAGGACGGCGTGTTCCGCGCGCCGGTCGAGGACCGCCCCGACTATCTCTCCACGATCGCCTTCTCGATCGACCGGGCCTCCGGACTTGGCTTCTCCTTGGAGACGATCGCGGTGGGGCCGCGCTGGAGCGCCGACGCCGCCGACGCAATCGACGGAAGAACGCGCCTCGGCGCGAACGCGCGATGGAACCTGCGGGCGTCCTATCGGAGGTTCCGCACCCCTCCGTCCCGAGGAGACGCGGAGATCTTTCTTCGAGTCGACAATCTCTTCGACCGGCGAGTCGAAGCAGAGGTCGGACTCCCGGAGGCGGGAAGGATCCTCTCCGGCGGGATCAAGCTCGGGTTCGGCTAGTTCAACCTCTCCGGAACGCCGGACGGGGTTCGATCGACGAGCCGGCTTCCCGACGCCCCTCGCTTCACGAGATCGAACGCGTCGTAGAGCGCGCCGGTCGCGTCGTACGCCTCGAAGCGAAGCGTGTCCTGATCCACGGAGAGGACTTGGTAGAGCTGCGTGTTCTCCGCGGCGCGGTCCATCCACCGCTCGGAAGTCAGATCGTACATCTTGGGTCCGCTCACCGAGACGACGTACATCGGACCTTCGGCCGCTTCCTCGCTTCCGGGGAGGTTCTTCCCCCGCGCGTAGACATGATCATGCCCTTGGAGAACGAGATCCACGCCGTATCGCTCGAAGAGCGGCTTCCAAAGACGCCTCAGCTCTTCGTTGTCGCGGTCCCGCGCGCCCGAATAGACGGGATGATGAAAGAGGGCGATCGTCCACGGGTTCGGGTTGTCGGCGAGGACTCCTTCGAGCCACGACGCCTGCCGCTCGATCTCCTCGCATGAGTTCAGCACGACGATCCGAACCCCGTCGTGGTCGATGAAGTAGACCGTCTCCTCGAGACCCGGCACCCCGTTCTCGGGAAGCGTGAACTGCGCGCGCCAATGATCATTTAGCTTGTCATCGTTTACATATTCGTGGTTGCCCGCGGCCGGGATCCCGGGAATCGTCGCGTGGATCCATCCTCCCGCGCGGAACCACTCGCCCCAGAGCGCGTCGTCCGCGCCGTCGGTCACGAGATCGCCCGCGTGAAGAACGAAACGCGCATTCGGCGCCGCCGCGAACGCCGCGCGCACGACCCGCGACCACTGGGCGAGGATGTTGTTCTGCGCATCGCCGAGATAGATGAAGGAGAACGGGCGCCTCTCTCCCGCCGCCGTTCGGAACTGGAACCACTCGCTCCAACCCGAGTCGCTCCCCACGCGGTAGGCGTAGAAGCTGTTCGGCGAGAGATCGGTGAACGCGACCGAATGAAAGAGCGCCTCGCCGCTTGCCGTGCGAAGCGTCTCGGTCTTCGCCGGAACCCGCCGAGCCCCCTCGTGGAAGTCGGGCGACGCTCCGGCGCGGGCGATCTCCGCGAAGGCCACGGCGGCATCGGCGCTCGTCCGCCAGGTCACCGCTTGCGTCGTGGCGGGATCTCCCGACCACGTGAGCATGATCCGGTCGGGAAGAGGAGAAGGAGAAGAATCGAGCGCGGCCGACGGTCCGTAGCCCCCGGCGAGGGCCGGGCGTCCCACCGAGAGAACCGCGAACAGAGCGATCCACGCCGAAGCGAGAGCCGCCGGCGATCGACGCAGGCTCGCGGCGTCTCTTTTCACAAGCATCCTCACGATAGTCTCTCCCTTTTTTCTCCGCGCAAGCGGCTTCCGACTCGGGTGCCTTGCGCGCGGTTCCAGAGATGAGCCGTTTCCGTTCGGCCGCGGCTTCGGGAAGAGGATCACCGAGAGGCGGCGTGCTCGTTCACGTCGCATCCGCTCCGCTCCCGCCATGCACGCGGCCGGAATCGCGGTCGATTGTATCGTCTTTCGAGAGAGGATCGATCCGGAAACGACGCCGAGAACCGCGTTTTTTCCCTTGCGGGTCGCCTCGGGCCTCCGCGTATATTCGAGCGGTTCGAGGACCGCGTTCGGCATTCTCCGGGCCATCGGTTCCGGAGCCCGGACGTCCGTGTTTGCGAGGGACGCCGGATCGGCCGGCGCCCGCTTCTTCTGGAAAGAGAGGGGGACAATCGATGAGGAAGATCGGTATTTGGACTGCGGTCGCCTGCTGCGTGCTCGCTGTCGCCGGCGAGTCGTACGCCGGGCGGAGCAACACGGGCTGCGGGATCGGCACGATCATCTTCGAGGGGAAGGAAGGTCTGCTCTCCCAGATATGCGCGGCGACGTTCAACGGTTCCTTCGGGAACCAGACCTTCGGGATCACGTCGGGAACGCTCGAGTGCGAGCGCGCCTCGGCTCTCGTGGCCCACGAGAAGCTGAACAAGTTCGTCGGCGACAACATGGACAACCTGGCGATGGACATCTCTCAGGGGAAGGGCGAGTACCTGGCCACGCTGGCGGTCCTTCTCGACGTGCCGGTCGAGGAGAGGGCCGAGCTGTACAAGCGGCTCCAGGCGAACTTCTCGAGCATCTATCCTTCCGAGGACGTCACCCATATCGATGTTCTCAACAACATCGAGAGCGTGTTGTCGGCGATTTGAGGATCTTGCCGATTGCGTAGCGAAGTGGGGAGCGCGCGGACGATCTTGAAGCTCCGCGTGCTCCCCTTGCTCTTTCTCGTCCCGGCCGTCACGATCTTGGCCGCGTCCTCGGCCGCCGGCTCGGAAGAGTCCTATCGATCCGCCCTTTTGGAAGAAGCCTTCCGCGCGGAGCTTCACCGGGACCCATACTGGCACACGCTTCTCCACTACAAGAAGGGAACCTTCGGAGGGAGAAGCCTCGTGGACGATCCGGACTTCTTTCTCGCCGAAAACGGGAAGCGCGAGCCGAAGGCCGAGATGGAAGCGACGATCCGATCGCTGTTCATGCCTGCCGCGGACGGGGAGAGACATCCGGTCTGCCGTTTCCCCGCCCGCTTCGAATGGCTCAAGGAACGGTTGTCGATCGACGAGAGCAGGCTCCCCGTCCCCGCGTGCGCTCCGTTCGAGGAGCTGATGGAGCGGATCCGGCCCGAGTCGGTCACCCTGATCTTCCCCACGTCTTACATGAACAGCCCGGCCTCCATGTACGGGCACACTCTCCTCACGGTCCGAACGGCCTACGCGAGCGATCTCCTCTCCTACGCGATCAACTACTCCGCGATCACCGACGAGACGTTCGGGCTCTTCTACATCGCCAAGGGGCTTCTCGGGCTCTACGAGGGGTACTTCTCGATCCTCCCCTATTACGCCAAACTGCAGGAATATCGAGACGTCAACGATCGCGACATCTGGGAATACTCCCTGAACCTCGACGGGGACGAAGTGCGCCGGCTCCTTCTGCACATGTACGAGCTCCAGGATATCTACTCCGACTACTTCTTCTTCAGCGAGAACTGCTCCTACAACCTCCTCTTCCTGTTGGACGCGGCCAGGCCCGGCCTTCGTTTGACCGACGAGTGCGCTTGGTGGGTAATTCCGCTCGACACGATCCGCGAGATCAAGAAGGCCGGGCTGATCGGAGAGATCGTCTACCGGCCGTCTAAGTCGACGCGCGTGAAGCACCTCGCTTCTTCCCTCCCGCCCGATCGGCGAAAGGACGCCCTGGAGATCGCCCGCGGGGCGCTCGAGCCGGATCGTTTCGCGGCTCAGGAATTTCCCGCGGATGAGAAGATCCGCACGGTCGACCTCGCCGCCGAGTATCTTCAATATCAATACTCGAAGAAGGAACTGCCGAAGGAGCAGTACGTCGGACGATTCCTCGGCGCGCTGGAAGCCCGGAGCTCCCTCGGAGAGGCCGAAGAACCGCGAGACTCGATCCCGCCTCCCGGACGGCCGGACGAGGGGCACCGCTCGAACCGGATCGCCGCCGGCTTCGGCTTCGTCGAGGACCGGCCCTTTCAGGAGATCCGCCTGAGGCCGGCCTACCACGCGCTCATCGACAACGCGAGCGGATACAAGCGGGGGTCGCAGATCGTCTTCCTCGACGCCGCGATCCGCTACCGTATGCTCGACCGGAAGCTCGAGCTGGAGTCGATCGATCTCATCGACATCGTCTCGATCGCGCCGCGGGATGCTTTTTTCAAGCCGGTTTCGTGGAAGGTGAAGACCGATCTCTTCCGGAGAAGGCTCGAGAACGGCGGGGAGCACCTCGTCTACCGTTTGAACCCCGGCTTCGGACGCGCGTACGAGAACCGCGTGCTCGGGTTGTGGTACTTGATGCTCGAAACGGATCTTCACGTGGGGGGCGCGCTCGAGCGGAGCTGGTCGGTGGGGGCGGGGGGCTCGACCGGGCTTTTCAAGGACGCGACCGGGTGGTGGAACCTGCACCTCTTCGCGAAGGATCTCTACCACCGGCTCGGCGATCGGGACAATCTCTTCTCGGCGGGCCTCGAGCAGAACTTCCGGATCGGCGCCGACACAAGCGTGTCGCTGGAGGTTCTCGTGAACTCGCTCCACGACGAGGCGGTCTTGGAATCGGCGGCGCGCTGGAACGTCTTCTTCTGACGAGGGCGGAATGCGGAGGTTTCTCCTCCTGCTTCTCCTCTTTCTTGCGGCCTGCTCGGTCGCGCCGAGGAGCGGGCGCACTCCCCCGCCCGAAGCGGTCGGTGGTTCGTCCGTCGCGCCTCGCGAGGAGCGCCGGGACGGGGGGCGCGACGAAATCCTCGCCCACGCCCTCGATCTCCTCGAGAAGAGCGCCGCCGACTCGTGCGCCGTGTGTGCAAGGGAATCGAGAGCGAAAGCGTTTCGTCTCCTCGCCGAACGCTTTCCGCCGGGGCGGATCGTGAGGACCGACGGGGAGTGCCGGTTCCTATCCGATCCAAACGGAGAGAACGAGCTGGTTTATGCTTCATGTCCAAACGAAGATCCTCGCGTGACCTTCCGCTTTCACACCGCCGACAACCATCTCGCCGGGATCGCCGAGCCCGATTGGACGGAAGCGCCGATCGCGGATCGCGTTCGATCCGCCTCCGAGGGGACCCTGTTCCAAGGAACGCTTGAAATCGTCCGGTTCGCCTACGGAGATGGGCCGACCATCACCGATCGTCCGTCGATCCGCCGCCTTCAGGTTCACGTCAAGATCTTGACGATCGCCCCCGAATAACGACGGGCTCCTGGACCTCTCGGCTCATCGGGCCTCCCACAGCACGCCGATCGGCACCGCGTACATCTTGCCTCCAAAGCTCGCGCGGGTCTCGCCGTCGTACAGGACGACGCCGGCCGCAAAACGCCGCCCCGCGGCCGCAGCGAGCTTCTTCAGCCCGCGGAAGTCCGCCGCGGTGACGGTCGCGGCCGCCTTCACCTCGACGCCCGCGAGCGCCCGGCCGCCCCGCTCGAGCACGAGATCCACCTCATAGCCGTCCTTGTCGCGAAAGTGATGAAAGCGAAGGTCCTCTTCCAAGGCGCTCGCCTGTCGGCGGATTTCCTGGTACGCGAACGTCTCCAGCAGTTGTCCCAACACCGCCCGATCCTCGTACAACGCATTCGAGTCGAGACCGAGGACCGTCGAGGCGACTCCCGTGTCGCCGAAGTGGAGCTTGGGCGTCTTGATCAGGCGGCTCAGCCGGTTGCTGTGCCAAGGGGGCAACTCCTCGATCAGGAACACGCGTTCGAGGAGCGTCACATAGTCGCGAATCGTCGGCCGGCTCAACTGGAAGGGCCCGGCCAGGTCCGTGACGTTCAAGAGGCGCGCCGTTTGCCCGGCGGCCAGCGCCAGAAGTCGAGGCAGCGCGTTGAGCGAGGCGATACGCGCCAGGTCTCGGACATCGCGCTGTACGATCGTCTTGACGTAATCCCTGTACCAGGCCGTCCGGCGGCGCGGGGCTGTGCGCGCGAGCGCCGCGGGATAGCCGCCCGCCACGATCCGCTCGGCAAGGCGGCATCCCAGGCGCTCGGCGCGGCGCACCCTGAAGTCCGCGTTGAACAGTGCATCGAGGAACCCCGGCGCTCGTTCCTCGATCTCGCATTGCGCGAACGGGAAGAGCCGGATGATCTCGATCCGGCCAGCCAGCGAGTCGGCAAGTTTCGGTACGAGCAGCACGTTGGCCGATCCGGTGAGGAGGAATCGTCCGGGCCGGCGATCCCGATCCACGGCGACCTTGAGCGCCGCGAAGAGGTTCGGCACTCGCTGCACTTCGTCAAGGGTGGCGCGCGCGGGCAGATCGCCGACGAAGCCCACCGGATCGGCCTCGGCCGCTCCGCGTGTCACGTCGTCGTCGAAAGTGAAGTAGGTATAGCCCAGCTTCGCGCCGATCCGCTGGGCGAGGGTTGTCTTACCGCTCTGGCGCGGCCCGTGGATGAGAAC
Coding sequences within it:
- a CDS encoding TonB-dependent receptor → MTFRAFAVRLSLRAIALFVALSWAVRVSGESPQQEEAGGNLDTLDADKVLSPFPVIGERIGRSAGPGRVRIDGPAFEARDAMSAEEIGPLLPSTKVNFNSRGEALFMIRGASERHAGVFLDGIPLVIPWDERADLSMIPLEAIAGARATRGVESALDGPNILAGSVRLEPFELTRTGYRTRLSVRAGEAGALSVQGSHAARQGPWHGLLAVARRERAAFLVPAGYDPPYHQNETRARMNSDLEQLSGLLRGGLDLPGGGRVRLLLLASDGSKGVPPETHTEDARFWREPLVRRLSIGASAMLPFGRSREWTIEASGSSDFLRQEIRSFDDASYTTPALALGTSYETGRNRSEQGAARLLRRKEDGISFALQGMFRRARREETLEVDGPVDRYAQNLGSAAGEIAVPRGMWSLRIGGGYEAASTPETGDKPARGTSEAPVLHARLERTIGGKALLYASASRRSRFPSLRELFSGALGRFVPNPDLGPERQDLWESGFSSRGDRFDATLAFFESRLQDGIERVVLPGGEGLFQRVNVTEIRARGAEAVLTLRPFAGAALSADHLILHVRSKEDGVFRAPVEDRPDYLSTIAFSIDRASGLGFSLETIAVGPRWSADAADAIDGRTRLGANARWNLRASYRRFRTPPSRGDAEIFLRVDNLFDRRVEAEVGLPEAGRILSGGIKLGFG
- a CDS encoding metallophosphoesterase family protein, with amino-acid sequence MRMLVKRDAASLRRSPAALASAWIALFAVLSVGRPALAGGYGPSAALDSSPSPLPDRIMLTWSGDPATTQAVTWRTSADAAVAFAEIARAGASPDFHEGARRVPAKTETLRTASGEALFHSVAFTDLSPNSFYAYRVGSDSGWSEWFQFRTAAGERRPFSFIYLGDAQNNILAQWSRVVRAAFAAAPNARFVLHAGDLVTDGADDALWGEWFRAGGWIHATIPGIPAAGNHEYVNDDKLNDHWRAQFTLPENGVPGLEETVYFIDHDGVRIVVLNSCEEIERQASWLEGVLADNPNPWTIALFHHPVYSGARDRDNEELRRLWKPLFERYGVDLVLQGHDHVYARGKNLPGSEEAAEGPMYVVSVSGPKMYDLTSERWMDRAAENTQLYQVLSVDQDTLRFEAYDATGALYDAFDLVKRGASGSRLVDRTPSGVPERLN
- a CDS encoding DUF3015 family protein; translated protein: MRKIGIWTAVACCVLAVAGESYAGRSNTGCGIGTIIFEGKEGLLSQICAATFNGSFGNQTFGITSGTLECERASALVAHEKLNKFVGDNMDNLAMDISQGKGEYLATLAVLLDVPVEERAELYKRLQANFSSIYPSEDVTHIDVLNNIESVLSAI
- a CDS encoding DUF4105 domain-containing protein, with product MRSEVGSARTILKLRVLPLLFLVPAVTILAASSAAGSEESYRSALLEEAFRAELHRDPYWHTLLHYKKGTFGGRSLVDDPDFFLAENGKREPKAEMEATIRSLFMPAADGERHPVCRFPARFEWLKERLSIDESRLPVPACAPFEELMERIRPESVTLIFPTSYMNSPASMYGHTLLTVRTAYASDLLSYAINYSAITDETFGLFYIAKGLLGLYEGYFSILPYYAKLQEYRDVNDRDIWEYSLNLDGDEVRRLLLHMYELQDIYSDYFFFSENCSYNLLFLLDAARPGLRLTDECAWWVIPLDTIREIKKAGLIGEIVYRPSKSTRVKHLASSLPPDRRKDALEIARGALEPDRFAAQEFPADEKIRTVDLAAEYLQYQYSKKELPKEQYVGRFLGALEARSSLGEAEEPRDSIPPPGRPDEGHRSNRIAAGFGFVEDRPFQEIRLRPAYHALIDNASGYKRGSQIVFLDAAIRYRMLDRKLELESIDLIDIVSIAPRDAFFKPVSWKVKTDLFRRRLENGGEHLVYRLNPGFGRAYENRVLGLWYLMLETDLHVGGALERSWSVGAGGSTGLFKDATGWWNLHLFAKDLYHRLGDRDNLFSAGLEQNFRIGADTSVSLEVLVNSLHDEAVLESAARWNVFF
- a CDS encoding ATP-binding protein, with amino-acid sequence MESTRIRRRMVEARLKTALRDSPVVLIHGPRQSGKTTLAQRIGAKLGYTYFTFDDDVTRGAAEADPVGFVGDLPARATLDEVQRVPNLFAALKVAVDRDRRPGRFLLTGSANVLLVPKLADSLAGRIEIIRLFPFAQCEIEERAPGFLDALFNADFRVRRAERLGCRLAERIVAGGYPAALARTAPRRRTAWYRDYVKTIVQRDVRDLARIASLNALPRLLALAAGQTARLLNVTDLAGPFQLSRPTIRDYVTLLERVFLIEELPPWHSNRLSRLIKTPKLHFGDTGVASTVLGLDSNALYEDRAVLGQLLETFAYQEIRRQASALEEDLRFHHFRDKDGYEVDLVLERGGRALAGVEVKAAATVTAADFRGLKKLAAAAGRRFAAGVVLYDGETRASFGGKMYAVPIGVLWEAR